From Faecalicatena sp. Marseille-Q4148:
TGCCCGTACCCGTCAAGCAGGGCGTCGTTTAACTGCTTTCTGAACTCCGCCGTCACCGGCCAGCAGACATCCTTCCAGTTCCCGTTTTTGTCCTGGGTGGAAGGCATGTTCACATACAGCCCCTTTTCGCCGGAACAGATACGGAAGCCGTCAATCTTGAAGCATCCGCCGATGGTCACGTTGGCAAAGGCTAGCAGGTTCCCCATCGGCGCGATTGGCCGCACCCTCACGTCCAGCGGCAGACCGCCCGCTGTTTCCGGCGCCTGCATTTCCGGGATTGTATTTTCTGTATTTGTTTTACTCATAAAATGAAATCCTCCTTATTCTGAATCTGAATTATGCTATCTTGCGTTAAATATGGATTTGGATAACGAACCTGTCTTAAACAGGGCAAAGGCCAGCAGGACCGTATAGCCCGCCGTGCCCCAGATTGCGCCGTGGATGTCGCCGGAGGCCGGGATCGACTGGACCAGCACCGCATAAATGGCGACGCAGACCAGGATCAAAAATCCCTGGAACCCCAGCGCAAAGAGGGAACGGAGGTACCCCGTCCCCATCTGCCCCCATTCCCGGTTAGCCATCGTGGAGAAGGGGATCGGTGCAAGGCTCACGGTCAAATAAATTTCTATCATCCTGCCGTAGACAATGACGAAGATCACAATGGACAGCACCCACATGCACAGGTTGATGATGTTGGTCTCCAGCCAGAGGCCGATAAGCTCCCACATCCCCATTGCTTCAAGCTGCGTGGAAAGGTCCGCAAGGGCGGCCTCCACATCAAGGCTGCCGTTTATCACGCCCGCGCTCTGCGATACCACGTTCTGGGCGACGTCGAACACCGCCATGACAATCGTAAAACAGTTGGTGAGCAGGTAAGTGGCAACGAAGGTCTTAAAAATCCACTTGAAGATGTTGAATGTGTCAAAGTCGTGCATGTTGTTCTTCTCCAAAATCATCTGAATCAGCTCATACACAAGGACAAAGGTCAGGATCATGCCCGCAATGGGAATGACGACGGTTTCCGAAAGGTTCTGTATCATGGAAAACACGCCGCCATTCCAGCCCTGCGGGGTCTGCCCGACCTGCCCGGCCACATCCGCAACCTGGCTGTTGACCGAATCGAAAATGCCGGTGTACTGCCCGGTGATGGCTTCAATCAGGCCCTCCTTAATCCAGTCTGTTATCCTTTCAAACAGACTGCCCATAGGTCAGCCCTTAACCGAACAGGCCGGCCAGCAGCGGGATCAGGGTTGCGCCTACCAGGGCGATACCGCCGCCCGCCATAAGCTGTTTCATACCCTGGCTTTTGGCTCCCGGATTGTCATTGCCGTAACCTTCCAGAAGGTTGATGACGCCCCATGCTCCAAGGCCCGCTCCCAGGGCAATTACCAGAATCTTCAAAGTGTCAATCGCGCTCGCAAAAAATGCCATATAGTTCCTCCTTATTTTTGAAATGATTTTGTGAAGCGGCCGCAGACGGCCGGAAACGAAAAAAGCCGCCGCACTGTTTTGGAAAATCTGCTTCAAACAGCACGGCGGCATGGGGCAGGGTAAAACCTGCATGGTATTCAGTTTTCAGGGAGAATCGCGGATCCTCAAAAAAGACCTCCTTTCCGGGTGACAAAACAAAAGCCTGCCAGAGCGTAATGCTTTGACAGGCAGGAACAACGTTATGTGGTCTGCGGTTCCAGATCTTCGGCTGTGACCTCATAATTGCGGTACAGCTCTCCGGGACGCATCGGCATCCGGGTGGATAAGAATTTCTCAATATCAAAAGCGTTCTTCTCATTGTAATCGGAGAGCAGCTTATAGTTCGGGTGTTTCGTTATATCATACTTCCGGGAAAGGAAGGGGCGCACACCCCTGATCTGCAGTAAGCATTTCCCGCCGTCCATGACCGCCAGCTCGTCCACGGACATCAGATCCTTGCCTAACTTCTGGAAGTTCTGCCCGTGGGATTCCTGGTTGCCTTTGGTGACGCTGGTGTTATACAGGTCGATGGTCTCTTTTCCTAAAAGGGAGTTCCAGCTTTTTAAGGTGGTTTCCTCCTTGCCTCCCAGGAACAGGGAAGCGTCACAATTCCCTATGATGGTGTCCATGTTGTCCTTATAAAGCGCCTTTAGCTGGCTCTGGGCCTGCAGCACCAGGCACGCGGAAATCTCACGGCTTCGGATAGTAGCCATCAGCCGCTCCAGGTTGGGGATCTGGCCGATATTGGCCGCCTCGTCAATGAGGCACCGCACATGAACCGGGAGCCGCCCGCCATACACATCATCCGCCCGCTCGCACAGACGGTTGAACAGGATGGAATAGATCAGGCTGATAAGGAAGGCAAAGGTGCCGTCCGTGTCGCTCATAATGAGGAACAGGGCGGTCCGTTCATCCCCCAGCATATCCAGGTCCAGCTCGTCATACATGGTGATCTCCCGGACCTCCCGGATGTCAAATGGCGCCAGCCTGGAAGCACAGCTAATCAATATGGATTTTGCTGTCTTGCCCGCCGCCAGCTTGTATTTTTTATACTGCCGCAGGGCGAAGTGGTCCGGGTCTTTCTGCTCCAGGGCGTCAAAGAGAAGGTCAACAGCGTTTTTGAAACTCTCGTCATCCTCCCGCACCTCCATAGCGTTCAGCATTTCTACCAGCGTGGCAAAATTCTGTTCGTTGGTCGGGGCCTCGTAGTAGATATAGCCGATCAGCGCCGTGTAGAGCAGGGTTTCCGCCTTGACCCAGAAATCATCCCCGGCTTTTCCCTCGCCTTTGGTGTTGGCGATTAAGGTGGTAACAATCTTCAAAATATCCTTTTCCGAATGGATATACGCAAAGGGGTTAAAGTGCATACTTTTCTGGAAGTTAATGGTATTGAATACCCGGATTTTATAAGGCTCATACACGATCTTGCCCTTTGCGTTCCGCACCGGTTTCCCGTCTTTATCCAGCTTTGGTGTGCCTCTTTGCAGCATTTTCCCGCACTCGACCAAGACGGTGCCTTTCGGGTCGGTGACAACATAGCTTGAGTGCATCTGCATTAAGTTGGGCTTGATAAAAAATCTTGTCTTACCGGAACCTGAACCTCCGACTACCAGCACGTTTTTATTCCTGGCATGGGCCGGGTTTTTCGGCCTGCCGTTTAACATTAAGCCCTCGCTCTGGGTGAGGATAACATTGTTTTCCGGCTTTGGATCCATGAACGGTGCTATGTCCGTTTTATTTCCCCAGCGTGCGGAACCGTACTCTACATTTTTGCGGTATTTTTTCGCATCCTTTCCTTTGAGATAGACCGCCAGACGGACAGCGGCAGCGCCGCATAATCCCACCAGCCAGTCCAGTGCGGCGCCCGGCCACATGCTCTGAAAGGCAAGCGCGAATCCTTCCGACAGCCCCAATAATTTCTGTGAAGCGTCCGCCCCTGGGGCAAGGCGCACCGCCTCGCCCAGCTTAGCGAATACCAGAAGGAACAAAAGATAGGGCAGATGTAAGATCACCTGTTTTTTCAGGGCATCTTTGTCTATCTTCATCGTTCCGGCCCTCCGTGCTCCTTGTTTTTCACCCGGTCGCGGCCAAGGGCCTGTGCCAGCTCTTTGAATTTATGAAGCTGGGTAAGCAGCGACGGCCTGGTGCTGCGGGTGAGGTCTTTCTGTGTATATTCCTTGAAAGCCGCCGTCAGCGCATCCGCCTGGTTCGCCTTGAAATAGACCGTCCACTTCGGCGGATTAGTCCCCAGCTCTTTTTCTATGTGGTAGCGGACTTGGTGTTTCCTGGCGTACCGTTCAAACGAGCGGATCCTGCCGGACACTTCAATGGTGTTGGCACCGGGGTCTTTATAGGTCAGCCGCTTCATGCTGTTACGCCCGACCTTCGGGGTGGTGCGTTCCTGCTCCATCTTTTGAAGCACGGCGGCAACCGCCGCACGCAGAAGCCGCCCGGACAGCTTTGCCGCCTGTATGGAGACCGATACGGTCCGCTGTTCCAGATCTTCCTGCATTGGCATCCTCCTTCCTGATAGAATCTGTATTTATAATAGGAAATAACGGTTTATCTGGCATCCCCGATCACCTGCTGGCGGGGCGCATGTTCAAAGGCTTTTACCGCCTGGTCCACCTGGATCTTTGCGTGTTTCAGAAGCGTCTTGATGATGGTCGCCGGCTGGTTATGTTCCTCCAGGTGATTTACCATATCCTCACAGCCGTCCGGGAGGTAATCCGCCATTGCTTTGCAGGCATCCTCCAGGCTCCCGATAAAACCCCAGCAGCTATCCGACAGCTCGCCGTTTTTGTAAAGCTCAAAGCCGTAACATTCGCCCCGGAGGTAGGAGTCATAAACGGCCACCTCGCTTTTCATCAGATCCTCCGCTTTTTTTCGGACAGCCCCGGTCATTTTTTCAGTGTCAAACTCTTTTAGGGCGTCCTCTTTGGAAACATAGATCCAGCCGACCTGCCCGCTGTCCCAGGGATCGTGGAAGCTCTCGGTCTGCATGGCAAGCCCGCTATGATCCATAAGATAGAGGGGCATCATAATGTATTTTTCAGAGATTACATTCAGCATGGCGTCGTCCACCGCCCGTTCTTCCGTCTTTGGCCCGTGCCGGAACCGGCTGCTCACAATGTTTACCATCCGTTCATACCGGTCCATGCCGGGCTCGTCATGGCCAACGGTATTCAGGTACATCTCCCGCAGGAAATCATCTTTATCCATGTAATTGTGGCTGTCACCCAGGGCATAGCGGGAGTGGAAGCATACCATCGTCCCGAAATGTTCGTCTACCTCACGGGGCGAAATCAGAATGTCGTCCGGCTGCACCATAAGCACATAGGAATCCTGTACTGCCATCAGCATAAATATCAGCTCCTTTCCGGTTCCTTTGGCTTTTTATCCGGTGCTTTGGCCGCCGTCTGTGCCGCCTGTTTCTTTGCGCTGTCAAGCTGCTCCCTTACCGAAAGGTCTTTTTTTGCCTCCGGCGCTCCCGTAACGATAAAATCCGGCAGTTCCTTAAAACCGATAC
This genomic window contains:
- a CDS encoding Maff2 family protein gives rise to the protein MAFFASAIDTLKILVIALGAGLGAWGVINLLEGYGNDNPGAKSQGMKQLMAGGGIALVGATLIPLLAGLFG
- a CDS encoding SpoVG family protein; the protein is MSKTNTENTIPEMQAPETAGGLPLDVRVRPIAPMGNLLAFANVTIGGCFKIDGFRICSGEKGLYVNMPSTQDKNGNWKDVCWPVTAEFRKQLNDALLDGYGQAIENLQATLEATKGAAEKPSLSGALKENAGKVKSQPVKDAPAKNGQER
- a CDS encoding PcfB family protein — protein: MQEDLEQRTVSVSIQAAKLSGRLLRAAVAAVLQKMEQERTTPKVGRNSMKRLTYKDPGANTIEVSGRIRSFERYARKHQVRYHIEKELGTNPPKWTVYFKANQADALTAAFKEYTQKDLTRSTRPSLLTQLHKFKELAQALGRDRVKNKEHGGPER
- a CDS encoding type IV secretory system conjugative DNA transfer family protein; amino-acid sequence: MKIDKDALKKQVILHLPYLLFLLVFAKLGEAVRLAPGADASQKLLGLSEGFALAFQSMWPGAALDWLVGLCGAAAVRLAVYLKGKDAKKYRKNVEYGSARWGNKTDIAPFMDPKPENNVILTQSEGLMLNGRPKNPAHARNKNVLVVGGSGSGKTRFFIKPNLMQMHSSYVVTDPKGTVLVECGKMLQRGTPKLDKDGKPVRNAKGKIVYEPYKIRVFNTINFQKSMHFNPFAYIHSEKDILKIVTTLIANTKGEGKAGDDFWVKAETLLYTALIGYIYYEAPTNEQNFATLVEMLNAMEVREDDESFKNAVDLLFDALEQKDPDHFALRQYKKYKLAAGKTAKSILISCASRLAPFDIREVREITMYDELDLDMLGDERTALFLIMSDTDGTFAFLISLIYSILFNRLCERADDVYGGRLPVHVRCLIDEAANIGQIPNLERLMATIRSREISACLVLQAQSQLKALYKDNMDTIIGNCDASLFLGGKEETTLKSWNSLLGKETIDLYNTSVTKGNQESHGQNFQKLGKDLMSVDELAVMDGGKCLLQIRGVRPFLSRKYDITKHPNYKLLSDYNEKNAFDIEKFLSTRMPMRPGELYRNYEVTAEDLEPQTT